The following coding sequences are from one Cenarchaeum symbiosum A window:
- a CDS encoding heme/copper-type cytochrome/quinol oxidase, subunit, producing MRGIPSVLLIVAIMMVIPYVGNAIAAGDEPGEYLDRRTVIWNLFFRLMVVCFTVGAVVSGIVIWQVWRFRESHPQAKPTEYEGTVW from the coding sequence ATGAGGGGCATACCAAGCGTTCTCTTGATCGTTGCCATTATGATGGTGATACCATACGTAGGCAATGCGATCGCGGCAGGTGATGAGCCTGGCGAGTACCTTGACCGCAGGACAGTCATCTGGAACCTCTTCTTCAGGCTCATGGTTGTCTGCTTTACAGTGGGGGCCGTCGTATCCGGGATCGTGATCTGGCAGGTATGGCGTTTCCGGGAATCACATCCACAGGCCAAGCCCACAGAATACGAGGGGACGGTCTGGTAG
- a CDS encoding polyprenyltransferase (COG0109), translating into MQREKAQSRVAVYYELSKPKIWYLLVFTAFGAAVAASGIYGIEISIATWALMLFSVAAGSASANVLTNYHDRDIDAIMKRTQKRPLPSGRVTPAGARNFGLFLAGASMVMAACIALTTTPVQGAWAAAFIAFGLFNNVLVYSYMLKRRSRSNIVLGGLCGGMPPMIGWVAVTTADLWTMGLVMGGLVFIWTPMHIWALTLHFRDDYNKVNVPMLTAVHSEGTSARVIAVSTVAMALFSLAPLLITLEDGAAAVGPVYLATAAASGALIIALSAWVVYKPTEKAAWVLFKFSSPYLAVLFIALMVDAGLRA; encoded by the coding sequence GTGCAGAGAGAAAAGGCACAGTCAAGGGTGGCCGTATACTATGAGCTCAGCAAGCCAAAGATCTGGTACCTGCTGGTATTCACCGCCTTTGGGGCCGCAGTTGCCGCCTCCGGGATATACGGGATAGAGATATCCATCGCTACCTGGGCCCTGATGCTCTTCTCGGTGGCGGCGGGATCAGCTTCCGCAAACGTGCTGACCAACTACCACGACAGGGACATAGACGCGATAATGAAGCGGACCCAAAAGCGCCCCCTTCCATCGGGAAGGGTCACGCCCGCGGGGGCCCGCAACTTTGGATTGTTCCTTGCCGGCGCCTCCATGGTGATGGCCGCCTGCATCGCCCTGACCACCACCCCTGTCCAGGGCGCCTGGGCCGCCGCGTTCATTGCGTTTGGGTTGTTCAACAATGTGCTGGTCTATTCATACATGCTAAAGAGGCGGAGCCGCTCGAATATTGTGCTCGGCGGGCTCTGCGGCGGGATGCCGCCCATGATAGGCTGGGTTGCCGTCACTACAGCCGACCTGTGGACGATGGGGCTCGTCATGGGCGGGCTTGTATTCATCTGGACCCCGATGCACATCTGGGCGCTGACTCTCCACTTTAGGGACGACTACAACAAGGTCAACGTCCCGATGCTGACAGCCGTCCACTCGGAGGGCACATCCGCAAGGGTGATTGCAGTATCCACAGTGGCCATGGCGCTATTCAGCCTGGCGCCCCTCCTCATAACTCTAGAAGACGGGGCTGCTGCAGTGGGCCCCGTCTACCTCGCTACGGCGGCGGCGTCCGGCGCGCTGATAATCGCCCTGTCCGCATGGGTGGTATACAAGCCGACAGAGAAGGCGGCCTGGGTGCTCTTCAAGTTCTCCAGCCCATACCTTGCCGTCCTGTTCATAGCGCTGATGGTCGATGCCGGCCTGCGGGCCTAA
- a CDS encoding threonine-phosphate decarboxylase (COG0079): MGPDPFHELIFLFESRLPYQNTLNRRYVIQPVKLHREITSHEPTVHGGPYSAGALPGLVDFSSNVSPAGPPPSVGRSLKGMMNRVSVYPDPASSSLRARLARYAGLRIRQITVGGGATAIIHDFCRAFLRGRKTLVVSPTFGEYEAAARLAGARVSRFEAMEVGAETEKLAGAIPRGGCLFLCNPNNPTGELLSKEQVGRLVRAAARRSALVMVDECFIELSRKPRESILDMAGRLSNMLVLRSLTKSFGLAGLRVGYAAGPQGIIDVLEKVRIPWSVSGPAQDMAEAALSCTSHLVSARKMIFKEAGFLRRGISGIDGFECLDTSANFMLVRTRLRGSAVRDRLIKRGILVRDCSSFGMDGHYIRIAVRTRRENKMLVEALGSI; the protein is encoded by the coding sequence ATGGGGCCCGATCCATTCCATGAATTAATATTCCTTTTTGAGTCCCGCCTCCCATACCAAAACACACTAAATCGGCGGTATGTTATACAGCCCGTGAAGCTGCACCGGGAGATCACCTCGCACGAGCCGACGGTCCACGGCGGGCCGTACTCTGCGGGAGCACTGCCCGGGCTGGTCGACTTTAGCTCAAACGTATCACCCGCTGGCCCCCCTCCTTCTGTCGGGCGCAGCCTCAAGGGGATGATGAACAGGGTGTCTGTCTATCCGGATCCCGCCTCATCATCACTGCGGGCCCGGCTTGCAAGGTATGCGGGCCTCCGTATCCGGCAGATAACAGTAGGAGGCGGCGCCACCGCGATAATACACGACTTTTGCAGGGCGTTTCTCCGGGGGAGAAAGACGCTTGTGGTATCGCCCACGTTTGGCGAGTACGAGGCTGCCGCCCGCCTGGCGGGGGCCCGCGTCAGTCGCTTTGAGGCGATGGAGGTTGGCGCGGAGACAGAAAAACTCGCGGGTGCCATACCCCGCGGAGGGTGCCTATTCCTATGCAATCCGAACAATCCAACGGGGGAGCTGCTGTCCAAAGAGCAGGTGGGGAGGCTGGTCCGGGCGGCCGCCCGCAGGTCCGCGCTGGTCATGGTAGACGAGTGCTTTATCGAGCTGTCCCGGAAGCCGCGAGAGAGCATACTGGATATGGCGGGCCGCCTGAGTAACATGCTGGTCCTCCGGTCGCTTACAAAGTCGTTTGGCCTGGCGGGGCTGCGAGTAGGGTATGCGGCAGGCCCGCAGGGGATCATAGACGTGCTGGAAAAGGTAAGGATCCCGTGGAGCGTCTCGGGGCCCGCCCAGGATATGGCCGAGGCCGCTTTATCGTGCACCTCCCACCTTGTATCTGCACGAAAGATGATATTCAAAGAGGCCGGGTTTTTGCGCCGCGGCATATCCGGGATAGACGGCTTTGAATGCCTGGATACCTCGGCGAATTTTATGCTGGTTAGGACGCGGCTCCGGGGCTCTGCAGTGCGGGACAGGCTGATCAAGCGCGGCATACTTGTGCGCGACTGTTCCAGCTTTGGCATGGACGGGCACTACATCCGGATAGCCGTCAGGACGAGGCGCGAGAACAAGATGCTGGTGGAGGCGCTAGGTTCCATATGA
- a CDS encoding dinucleotide-binding enzyme (COG2085), translating to MGRGFALRWCKNHEVLVGSRDAARAEEAAKEYAGIAGQGTIRGGSNESIAAESDVLVLSIPYGNIDAVCPTVLAAAREDCVIISPIVPMRKTDAGFEFIPICDGTPPSYDLVAKHVKRREMLVSALHAVSEKKLVDTSRNLDYDVFVCGDGDAAVDTASGLIREMGGLRPLYLGPGSLSYLAEAATPLLLNIMVRNKIKNPGIKIV from the coding sequence ATGGGCCGCGGCTTTGCCCTGCGCTGGTGCAAGAACCACGAGGTGCTCGTCGGGTCGAGGGATGCAGCAAGGGCCGAGGAGGCGGCAAAAGAGTATGCGGGAATAGCCGGCCAGGGAACGATTAGGGGCGGCAGCAACGAATCCATTGCCGCAGAAAGCGACGTGCTCGTCCTGTCGATACCCTACGGGAACATAGATGCTGTCTGCCCGACAGTGCTCGCTGCAGCGCGCGAGGACTGCGTGATAATATCCCCGATTGTCCCCATGAGAAAGACCGACGCGGGGTTCGAGTTCATCCCTATATGCGACGGAACGCCCCCTTCATACGACCTTGTTGCAAAGCATGTAAAGCGCCGCGAGATGCTAGTATCCGCCCTGCACGCTGTCTCTGAAAAGAAGCTCGTCGATACAAGCAGAAATCTTGACTATGACGTCTTTGTCTGCGGCGACGGCGATGCCGCTGTCGATACGGCCAGCGGCCTCATAAGGGAGATGGGCGGGCTCCGGCCGCTATACCTTGGCCCCGGGTCGCTGTCATACCTGGCAGAGGCAGCCACCCCGCTGCTCCTCAACATAATGGTCAGGAACAAGATCAAAAACCCGGGGATAAAGATCGTCTGA
- a CDS encoding transcriptional regulator (COG1522) produces the protein MAKVDELDLKILSELSADASISVPKLSEKIKVNSSVVYSRIKRLVKKRLIERFTIVVNDQELGYQVKALIGLNMDSKKRDSIIDALFEIRGVREIAEVTGRFDILVTVYARELGEMHVIVSDSIGKIDGVISSESFLEMKTREKAMPYMPSK, from the coding sequence ATGGCAAAAGTCGACGAGCTGGACCTGAAGATACTCTCCGAGCTGTCGGCCGACGCGTCCATATCGGTCCCAAAGCTCTCCGAGAAGATCAAGGTCAACTCAAGCGTGGTATACTCTAGAATCAAGAGATTGGTCAAAAAGAGGCTCATAGAGCGGTTTACCATAGTGGTAAACGACCAGGAGCTCGGCTACCAGGTAAAGGCCCTCATAGGCCTCAACATGGACTCCAAGAAGCGGGACAGCATAATAGACGCTTTATTCGAGATCAGGGGCGTCAGGGAGATAGCCGAGGTGACAGGCAGGTTCGACATACTGGTGACGGTCTATGCCCGCGAGCTAGGCGAAATGCACGTGATAGTCTCCGACAGCATAGGCAAGATAGACGGGGTCATATCGTCGGAGAGCTTTCTAGAGATGAAGACGCGCGAAAAGGCAATGCCATATATGCCCTCAAAGTAG
- a CDS encoding aspartate-semialdehyde dehydrogenase (COG0136) has translation MEKKRVAILGATGAVGQEFVQSLEDHPWFTVTQIAASERSAGKKYIDAIRDDSGIVGWEIGGEIPPYITDMMVKSIDQVDVSQLDLVFSAIESGAARDIETKFAADLPVISTSSAYRYEEDVPILIPGINDEQADLLDTQKKNRNWKGWVAPLPNCTTTGLAITLKPIYEKYGAKKVRMTSMQAISGGGRSPGVSAMNITDNIIPYIPKEEEKVRIETRKILGKLKDGKIIDADIKVSATCTRVPILDGHTESVAVETEDEIDPAKAKALFDESNRNSSVAGLPSAPDEYYAFHEDPTRPQPRLERPVGDGMTTTIGRVEKEDLFDNGLKYMLFSHNKKMGSGKGAVLLAEMLLKKGKI, from the coding sequence ATGGAAAAGAAGAGGGTCGCCATACTGGGCGCCACCGGGGCAGTGGGCCAGGAGTTCGTCCAGTCGCTGGAGGATCACCCGTGGTTTACTGTCACCCAGATAGCCGCATCGGAGCGCTCGGCGGGCAAAAAGTACATTGACGCGATCAGGGATGATTCTGGCATAGTCGGCTGGGAGATAGGCGGCGAGATCCCCCCGTACATCACAGACATGATGGTAAAATCCATAGACCAGGTGGATGTCTCGCAGCTCGACCTTGTCTTCTCCGCGATAGAATCGGGCGCCGCCCGGGATATAGAGACAAAGTTCGCGGCAGACCTCCCCGTAATATCCACAAGCTCCGCGTACAGGTACGAAGAAGACGTCCCCATACTGATCCCCGGCATAAACGACGAGCAGGCCGACCTGCTCGATACGCAAAAAAAGAACAGGAACTGGAAGGGCTGGGTGGCCCCGCTCCCCAACTGCACAACCACGGGCCTTGCCATAACGCTAAAGCCGATATACGAAAAGTACGGCGCCAAAAAAGTAAGGATGACATCCATGCAGGCGATATCCGGCGGCGGCAGGTCCCCCGGGGTATCGGCAATGAACATAACCGACAATATCATCCCCTATATCCCGAAAGAAGAAGAAAAGGTAAGGATAGAGACCCGCAAGATACTCGGCAAGCTAAAGGACGGAAAGATAATAGACGCCGACATAAAGGTCAGCGCCACGTGCACCAGGGTGCCCATCCTGGACGGCCACACAGAGTCAGTGGCCGTCGAGACCGAAGATGAGATAGACCCGGCAAAGGCAAAGGCGTTATTCGACGAATCAAACAGGAACAGCTCGGTTGCCGGCCTGCCGTCGGCCCCTGACGAATACTATGCATTCCACGAGGACCCCACACGGCCCCAGCCCAGGCTCGAACGGCCGGTAGGCGACGGCATGACCACCACTATAGGCCGCGTTGAAAAAGAAGACCTATTCGATAACGGCCTCAAGTACATGCTCTTCTCCCACAACAAAAAGATGGGCTCTGGCAAGGGGGCGGTCCTGCTGGCGGAGATGCTGCTCAAAAAGGGCAAAATCTAG
- a CDS encoding thiol-disulfide isomerase (COG0526), with amino-acid sequence MDDSEYERIRDKQLHDLMGEHREGQLAAKAGVLELDTSNFDGVIGAGGLVLVDFWAEWCGPCKSMHPIFERMAKKYPGIKFARVNVDNAQPIAHRYGVQAIPTFVMFRDGSPADRMTGAVGEPGIHMIAKKHLGL; translated from the coding sequence ATGGACGACTCAGAATACGAGCGCATACGGGACAAGCAGTTGCATGATCTAATGGGGGAGCACAGGGAGGGGCAGCTCGCGGCAAAAGCCGGCGTGCTCGAGCTTGATACTTCAAACTTTGACGGCGTGATAGGCGCAGGCGGCCTCGTCCTTGTTGACTTTTGGGCGGAGTGGTGCGGCCCCTGCAAGTCGATGCACCCGATATTTGAGAGGATGGCAAAAAAGTACCCCGGCATAAAGTTCGCCCGCGTCAACGTGGACAATGCCCAGCCGATAGCGCATAGATATGGAGTGCAGGCGATACCCACGTTTGTCATGTTTAGAGACGGCAGCCCCGCCGACAGGATGACGGGCGCGGTAGGCGAGCCCGGAATCCACATGATAGCAAAAAAGCACCTCGGCCTCTGA
- a CDS encoding uncharacterized protein required for cytochrome oxidase assembly (COG1612) — MFLGGYISAAGLGLTCPDWPLCPNGLLPGDPYLVEWTHRLIAVTAGGLIIATAVASCINKDAGSRMKATAIIGAVLVVTQITLGAVVIDTKLHAVLVAVHLGIGILLFAMVLMTTLFAFRMGKQSIKART, encoded by the coding sequence ATGTTTCTCGGCGGGTACATCTCGGCCGCCGGCCTGGGCCTCACGTGCCCCGACTGGCCGCTCTGCCCCAACGGGCTACTTCCGGGCGACCCGTACCTTGTCGAGTGGACGCACAGGCTGATTGCAGTCACCGCAGGGGGCCTGATCATCGCCACCGCGGTAGCCTCTTGTATAAACAAGGACGCAGGCTCCCGGATGAAGGCGACCGCGATAATAGGGGCCGTCCTTGTAGTCACACAGATAACGCTGGGGGCCGTAGTCATAGATACGAAACTTCACGCTGTTCTGGTGGCCGTGCACCTGGGCATAGGCATACTGTTGTTCGCAATGGTATTGATGACTACACTCTTTGCATTCCGCATGGGCAAGCAGTCGATAAAGGCCCGGACGTAG
- a CDS encoding AAA ATPase (COG5271) gives MGRFEYALVAAMALLISGTLGLILQSPDAVMEESRVDLGRTGVPGGLTFAAPDDVPAPRMAPIATDDAMPEPDGEPRFVELGATDSLMIGEGGPAPVEAADETDMSDGMEEAAMSDGMEEAAMSDGMEEAAMSDGMEEAAMSDGMEEAAMSDGMETGSEEMAVTIEASDTVELEDGGSEGTVDAEFDGRTTAIDVSDTVELEDGGSEGTVDAESDDRTTAIEASDAVSVDDG, from the coding sequence ATGGGAAGGTTCGAGTATGCGCTTGTGGCCGCGATGGCACTATTAATCTCGGGCACACTCGGGCTGATTTTACAGTCCCCGGATGCGGTCATGGAGGAATCAAGAGTGGATCTTGGAAGGACCGGCGTGCCCGGCGGGCTCACATTTGCAGCGCCGGATGATGTCCCCGCCCCGCGCATGGCCCCTATTGCAACAGATGACGCCATGCCGGAACCCGACGGGGAGCCGCGCTTCGTCGAGCTCGGCGCGACGGACAGCCTGATGATCGGCGAGGGCGGCCCGGCACCCGTGGAAGCTGCAGACGAGACCGATATGTCCGATGGAATGGAGGAGGCCGCCATGTCCGATGGAATGGAGGAGGCCGCCATGTCCGATGGAATGGAGGAGGCCGCCATGTCCGATGGAATGGAGGAGGCCGCCATGTCCGATGGAATGGAGGAGGCCGCCATGTCCGATGGAATGGAGACGGGCAGCGAAGAGATGGCCGTCACCATAGAGGCGTCCGATACGGTAGAGCTTGAGGACGGGGGCTCTGAGGGGACCGTTGATGCAGAATTCGACGGCCGGACTACCGCCATAGATGTCTCCGATACGGTAGAGCTTGAGGACGGGGGCTCTGAGGGGACCGTTGATGCGGAATCCGATGACCGGACTACCGCCATAGAGGCATCCGATGCGGTAAGCGTAGACGACGGCTGA
- a CDS encoding heme/copper-type cytochrome/quinol oxidase, subunit 2 (COG1622) — translation MATHSNWLEWIYIGVVVALLCWVGAEAWNVERLIEHVPEDAEIIKVVGQQWFWTFEHEDGTQEVGELHVEVGKAYKFEIYSTDVIHSFNIHDYVVLMDAVPGKVTTVWFAPTEVGEHDIQCREYCGLIHYNMRGTLFVEEASA, via the coding sequence ATGGCGACCCACTCCAACTGGCTTGAATGGATCTACATCGGCGTGGTTGTCGCACTGTTATGCTGGGTTGGCGCAGAGGCGTGGAACGTAGAGAGGCTCATCGAGCATGTCCCGGAGGATGCCGAGATAATAAAGGTGGTCGGCCAGCAGTGGTTCTGGACCTTTGAGCACGAGGACGGCACCCAGGAGGTGGGCGAGCTGCATGTAGAGGTTGGCAAGGCGTACAAGTTTGAGATATACTCGACAGACGTGATACACTCGTTTAACATACACGACTATGTAGTCCTCATGGACGCGGTCCCGGGCAAGGTGACCACAGTGTGGTTTGCACCTACAGAGGTAGGCGAGCATGATATACAGTGCAGGGAGTACTGCGGGCTGATCCATTATAACATGAGGGGCACGCTATTCGTGGAGGAGGCGTCGGCATGA
- a CDS encoding heme/copper-type cytochrome/quinol oxidase, subunit 1 (COG0843), which translates to MVLELQKPRPIWQIMFSTHHTDVGLLYLISSLGFLFLGGALALLIRAELFFPGTQFIADSMTFNRMFTVHGTTLIFLFILPFASAVGNYFVPIMVRYKDMAYPKLNAIAFWMIPPAGALVWLGFADFSWYATPPYSVISAPGPAADMWIFGLKILGISSILGSINFIVTILKCKHPDMSLGQVPLLAWSYLSSSLIVLVALPTFAAALLMLLTDRLGVSGFFNPAVGGDPIAYAHLFWFTFHPEVYVLVIPAIGMMYEMVPRFSRKPIYSYNSGLFAFVLLTIVGFSSWAHHMFATGMSFTEKTVFMLGTLAAVPASAMHVFNFVATMWNGRIRFDSPMMWSIGGIALFFSAGAGGVLNAAMPLDFTTHDTYWVVGHFHLFVMGTIAFGSIGFFYYMFPFVTGRMYNEKLGKIHFVFSFVGAVLLFFTQHILGIYGMPRRVYDYPPIPEWIAMNQIATVGAMLIGVGMAIFLGNMIHSSAKGKPANMEDPWGIGGRYYYPYQVKNPQH; encoded by the coding sequence ATGGTACTAGAACTCCAAAAGCCGCGCCCCATCTGGCAGATCATGTTCTCGACGCATCATACAGATGTGGGCCTGCTCTACCTGATATCCTCGCTGGGCTTTCTGTTCCTGGGCGGGGCACTGGCCCTGCTGATAAGGGCGGAGCTCTTCTTCCCGGGAACGCAGTTTATCGCGGATTCAATGACCTTCAACAGGATGTTTACTGTTCATGGAACGACCCTGATATTCCTGTTTATACTGCCGTTTGCATCCGCTGTTGGAAACTACTTTGTCCCGATAATGGTCCGGTACAAGGACATGGCGTATCCAAAGCTCAACGCGATAGCCTTCTGGATGATCCCGCCCGCGGGGGCACTCGTCTGGCTGGGCTTTGCCGACTTTAGCTGGTACGCAACACCCCCGTACTCTGTAATCAGCGCACCAGGGCCTGCCGCCGACATGTGGATATTTGGCCTAAAGATACTGGGCATCTCATCGATACTGGGATCAATCAACTTTATCGTTACAATACTCAAATGCAAGCATCCGGACATGTCCCTGGGCCAGGTCCCACTTCTTGCATGGTCATATCTTTCATCATCGTTAATAGTCCTCGTGGCACTGCCCACCTTTGCAGCGGCCCTGCTCATGCTGCTTACCGACAGGCTCGGCGTCTCTGGGTTCTTCAACCCGGCAGTGGGCGGCGATCCTATCGCGTACGCGCACCTGTTCTGGTTTACATTCCACCCGGAGGTATACGTGCTGGTCATACCGGCAATCGGCATGATGTACGAGATGGTGCCCCGCTTCTCTAGAAAGCCGATATACAGCTACAACTCTGGATTGTTTGCATTCGTGCTGCTTACAATAGTGGGCTTTTCATCCTGGGCGCACCACATGTTTGCAACAGGGATGTCCTTTACGGAAAAGACCGTATTCATGCTGGGTACGCTTGCTGCAGTGCCGGCATCGGCCATGCACGTGTTCAACTTTGTGGCCACCATGTGGAACGGGCGCATCAGGTTCGATTCACCGATGATGTGGTCGATAGGCGGAATAGCATTGTTCTTTTCCGCAGGCGCCGGCGGCGTGCTCAACGCGGCCATGCCGCTGGACTTTACCACGCACGATACGTACTGGGTCGTGGGCCACTTCCACCTGTTTGTAATGGGGACGATAGCGTTCGGCTCGATAGGCTTCTTTTACTATATGTTCCCGTTCGTAACCGGCAGGATGTACAATGAAAAGCTCGGCAAGATCCACTTTGTATTCTCGTTCGTTGGAGCGGTGCTGCTCTTCTTTACCCAGCACATACTGGGGATATACGGCATGCCCCGCAGGGTCTACGACTATCCGCCCATACCTGAATGGATTGCAATGAACCAGATTGCCACAGTGGGCGCAATGCTGATAGGCGTGGGAATGGCGATATTCCTCGGCAACATGATACACTCGTCTGCAAAGGGCAAGCCGGCCAACATGGAGGACCCGTGGGGGATCGGCGGCAGATACTATTACCCATACCAGGTCAAGAACCCCCAGCACTAG
- a CDS encoding conserved hypothetical protein (COG1371): MRLSYRILDHATDAIVEVRAGSLDEAFTAAGRAVAEITLDTGSVKEIEEREITASGEDLHYLLFNWLEEVIYQIITGGFAISRISAKISGDKRTVRASTFGEPIDLERHGFHVEIKAPTFHEMEIDESDGVRLRFLLDL, encoded by the coding sequence GTGCGCTTGAGCTATAGAATCCTTGATCATGCCACAGATGCGATAGTCGAAGTCAGGGCAGGCAGCCTCGACGAGGCGTTCACTGCTGCAGGCAGGGCCGTGGCCGAGATCACGCTGGATACCGGATCCGTCAAAGAGATAGAAGAGCGCGAGATCACAGCGTCCGGCGAGGACCTGCACTACCTGCTGTTCAACTGGCTCGAGGAAGTGATATACCAGATCATCACCGGCGGCTTTGCCATATCCAGGATATCCGCAAAGATCTCCGGGGACAAGCGCACCGTCAGGGCCAGCACGTTTGGCGAGCCCATCGATCTTGAGAGGCACGGTTTTCATGTGGAGATAAAGGCGCCCACATTCCATGAAATGGAGATAGACGAATCCGACGGGGTCAGGCTCAGGTTCCTGCTCGACCTGTAG
- a CDS encoding cobyric acid synthase (COG1492), whose protein sequence is MSSIMVQGTSSGAGKSVLVTALCRIFSDMGLSVAPFKSQNMSNLSYTGDGFEISRAQAIQAVAARAEITPDMNPVLLKPRGGKSTVYLGGRRRGVMDAAEYYRIARRELLPPALSSLARLRREHDVVVIEGAGSPAEINLRGRDITNMAIASRIASPVILITDIERGGSFAALVGTLSLLEERHRELVRGLVFNKFRGDEGILRPGFARLRRITGKRVLGVIPKAKLGIPEEDSLDASPGGTPWDGRPGTLDREIGKLASLVEKSLDMRAIGGMIK, encoded by the coding sequence ATGAGCAGCATAATGGTCCAGGGGACCTCTTCGGGCGCGGGCAAGTCGGTCCTGGTGACGGCCCTCTGCAGGATATTCTCCGACATGGGCCTGTCCGTAGCTCCGTTCAAGTCGCAGAACATGTCAAATTTGTCGTATACTGGGGATGGCTTTGAGATATCGCGCGCGCAGGCCATCCAGGCAGTTGCAGCAAGGGCCGAGATAACCCCGGACATGAACCCTGTCCTGCTCAAGCCCAGGGGAGGAAAAAGCACTGTCTATCTGGGGGGCAGGCGCCGGGGTGTGATGGATGCAGCAGAATACTATCGGATTGCACGGCGCGAGCTGCTGCCCCCAGCGTTGTCATCCCTTGCAAGGCTGCGGCGTGAACATGATGTCGTGGTCATAGAAGGGGCGGGCTCGCCTGCAGAGATAAACCTGCGCGGCCGAGACATAACCAACATGGCGATCGCATCGAGGATAGCCTCGCCTGTAATACTGATCACCGATATAGAGAGGGGCGGCTCCTTTGCAGCACTTGTGGGAACGCTCTCGCTGCTCGAGGAGCGGCACCGGGAGCTGGTCCGCGGGCTCGTATTCAACAAGTTCCGCGGCGACGAGGGGATCCTGCGGCCCGGCTTTGCAAGGCTACGGAGAATAACCGGAAAGCGCGTGCTCGGGGTCATACCAAAGGCAAAACTGGGCATACCAGAGGAAGATTCTCTTGATGCATCACCCGGGGGCACCCCGTGGGACGGCCGGCCCGGCACACTGGACAGGGAGATAGGAAAGCTCGCATCTCTGGTAGAAAAGAGCCTCGACATGCGGGCCATCGGGGGGATGATAAAATGA
- a CDS encoding fructose-2,6-bisphosphatase (COG0406) → MPIFTDYCQGMLLLSLFGQPCMALVIFLRHGQARNNTERVLSGRTPGVPLTEKGMDQARKAAELVGRMDVARIYTSPIQRARQTADTVGSANNIEVVEDDRLIELEMGRFTGCKYDDIANRHGNIFLKFYSGDRELEGSGVETFAEVKKRVNDIVGYVTGRHPGENVLLVTHMDPIKAALSGSIDLKPQSLFELIVANASLNVFYEDKGRLFLRGINVMDTARFDDWW, encoded by the coding sequence ATGCCGATCTTCACGGATTATTGCCAGGGAATGTTATTATTATCTCTATTTGGCCAGCCCTGCATGGCCTTGGTCATTTTTCTAAGGCATGGCCAGGCAAGAAACAACACAGAGCGCGTGCTGTCCGGCCGCACCCCCGGCGTCCCTCTGACGGAGAAGGGAATGGACCAGGCAAGAAAGGCCGCCGAACTGGTGGGCAGGATGGATGTGGCCCGGATATACACAAGCCCCATACAGAGGGCGCGCCAGACCGCCGACACCGTGGGCAGCGCCAACAACATCGAGGTAGTAGAAGATGACAGGCTCATCGAGCTGGAGATGGGCAGGTTCACCGGGTGCAAATACGACGACATAGCAAACCGGCACGGCAACATATTCCTAAAGTTTTATTCCGGGGACAGGGAGCTCGAGGGCAGCGGCGTCGAGACGTTCGCAGAAGTAAAAAAGCGCGTCAACGATATAGTGGGATACGTGACGGGCCGCCACCCCGGGGAGAATGTCCTGCTGGTAACCCACATGGACCCCATCAAGGCGGCGCTCTCCGGTTCAATCGACCTAAAGCCCCAGTCGCTCTTCGAGCTCATAGTGGCAAACGCCTCGCTGAACGTCTTTTATGAAGACAAGGGGCGGCTGTTCCTGCGCGGGATAAACGTGATGGACACAGCCCGCTTTGATGACTGGTGGTAA